Genomic DNA from Trichoderma asperellum chromosome 5, complete sequence:
GAGTCGGCTCATGTACCTAGTGAGTATCTCGACGTGCAATATTTGGCAGTCGACGGTtttgatggccttgatgacAGGTGCTTGGGCTTCAAAGAAATCAATAAAAGTGAAGCGTCCTGTTCCGggctcatcttcctcttcatgccAAAGAGGCGATACGCGAATGGTCAGCGTACGGATGTTGCAAGTGTCGTCTCTGGGCGCGCCATCACTAGATTTGGCAAACACTTTAATTGCTGCGGCCATACTCTCTCGAGTTGCTTTCGAGTATCGATTGTGTTCTGCCTCAACAACAATTTTCCGAAATAGATGCGCATACTTGGCGATGTCAATACATTTCTCTCTGTGGTCATTGCAGAACAGGgactcttcctcgtcttcgtacTCTGAGCCACTCTCGCCTTCGTCTTCGGCGGATATGTCGCCATCATGTGTCGCCAAACTGAGAATGGCCTGCTGAGAGTAGATCGGATCGCGGAGAAGGTATAAGAATACATTTTCTCCGTACAGCACAACGCAGGCCTCTTCATGCACAATCTTGCATACACTAAGGATGCCTGTAGACAAACGCAATGAGTTGCTCCTGCGAACTTGTTTCCATTCTCCGTGGACAGTAATCGGTTTCTTGTTGACAAGTAGGTGGTGATATATCTTCATCCTAATCTCTCTTGGAATGCCCATAAAAGTGGGTGGCGTCTTTCTTATAATGTGCTCAggaagctcttcttcctcggatTCGTCTTCTGGGAGAACAAACTCTTTAGATAAATGGTAGAACTTCTTGTGGTATCGCTGCGCTCTTGGGGTCCGATTTGGTCTCCTGCACACCCTCTTCCTAGGTCTTCTACTGTTATAAGCGGAGCGAGAACCATGACTGTTACAATCATTTTCTTCGTTTTCTTCGTCCTCGCCCCAGTGAGCGTGAGCTCTGGCGTCGTCGTCAGTCGGATCTGGAACCCAAGGCGGAGGAGCTTTAAACGACTCAGGCAAAGCTCGCTTGTCTTGACTGTTTACCTGCTCCCGTAGCTGGAGGAGCCGCATGTAGTAGCCTTTACGCGGAAGTGCATGAAATCCGATGAAGTCGTCATCAAGAGGAAGTTCAATTTCTTGTCCATTGGGAAGGCGCGCATAGCTGAGGATAAGCTCACTCCGCCGCTGGCTCTCGGCTGCAGCTTTCTTGAAAGCTGCATCGCTGGTAGATGCATCATCAGGATCGGAGAGGTCCctatccttcttcttttgatgGGGAGCCCTGTTGTTATTGGGCGTGGTAACTTCAGGTGCCGGTTCTGGGCCTGGGGACGCCATTGTAACGCGTGTTAGTTACAAAAGGATATGAAGTATGAGTTTTCGATGTATGATAAAACTCAAAGGAGATTGgacaagaaaaggagaagaaagagaagagaagagaaagtgtTTGTTGAATGGTTTTATAGATGTGCATCTCGTCTCCAAAGTTCTTTGCCTGAGGCAGTCTCATGTTCTTCTAGGCAACGGTGTGTAGAGTTGGTGTGTAATTGGAGATGAGCTGGACACAGTTCAACGGTGGAATGTCCATGAATAAGACATGCGCTGGCAGGTAGTGAAGACATCGTCCAGGAGTGACGATGGCGGTGACGGTAGAATACTAATAGCGGGTACATCTTTTGTCATTACTTTCAATTATCATCATTCTTGTAGAACAGTCTTATGACTTATGACTTAGCCTCGCCGCTAAGATATAAAGAGAGCAGGATAGAATTAAACAGAGAaatagagagaagaaaatacctGAACAGAAGACATCATGATTTTATTTCCCAGTGCATAAACCGAGATTGGCAAGACTGATGAGACTAGCCAAGTTGTTTGGGCATACcttagtacatgtatatgtgcCCTACTGCTGTGCAAACGACCTAGCATGTGACTGACACAATTCACAATGCTTGCTTCAGATGCTATATCCCAATCTCCATATTGAAGAGGGAAAACTGTACTGTAATTCGTCATCATACCAAGGCATTTTGATGATTTCAATAGGCCATCTCTTGGATAGGATGAGACGGTGGTGGCTGGCATAGCGCTCGTAGACTGTTGGCCTCCCTTCAGCTGTAATGTACATGCTAACCTCCCAAGTGTTATCACGGCAGCTAGAGATTGCTGCCATCAATATCTAAGATACTTGGCCTCTGCTGCGGCTAGCGCTAGCCACCACCTCGTGAGTCGCTAGAGCCGCACTGGCACGGCGCAGCTTGCAGCCACTGCAGCCGCCACTGGGCAGCCGGAGCCCATCATAGGTGCCATCCCCAGCGGAACCTTAATCTTACGGACCTTCGACACAGATTGAACCGCAACCCCTCTGACGACATTCCTCGTCCCGCACACGCAACGACTGCAACGACAGCTGCTTCCGCCTGCTCGGCCATCTTCCCTTCCGCAGGGCCTCGCACGAGCATTTCGGCTCCGTATTTGCTGCACAGGCGAGCCCCCCAGACGCTCCGGCCAAGCTAGTCCCGCCCTGTTCCGTCACTGGCTGAGCTTCACGATCTGGACCGTCCAGGCCCAAACCTCGACTCCCGTGAATCCCCGTCTCCTGTGGCCCTTGGCCAGCCGTCTGCCACGCTTCTTGCCATCACACCGCGGCCATCTGCCGCGGAGAGGTCGACGTGGACCAACTCTCCAACTCTCGTGCCCTCTCGGTTGACGCCTCCGACGGCCCAACTCCGCCAGCCTCTCGGAGCTCCTCTGATACGTCTTCGGCACTCGACGCTCGCTCTGCCCCCCGGCCCGTCAATACTTCCTCGCGAGTGCCGGCTACTGCTGCGAACATAGCATCTTCGACAGCGTACCGATCTCCTTCCATCTCTCATCAGCCTCCCCCGCAGATCATaggccgacgacgacgaagaccaTCTGCAGAACCTCCGCTAGAAGACGAGGCCCGTATTGCCGTTCCTGCTGCGGACGCTGTGTCTGCCGCTGCAGGCACAACTACCGGAAGGCAATTCAAACGAAGGCGGCGCGGCGGCGCAATCATGTCATCAGACGGGGACATGGCCGGGGCGTTTAATGGATCCGGGGCCACGCAGTCAAACGGCTCTTTCGCCGCGTCTACAGCCCATCGGGATGTAGCCTCTTCTATTTCCGCCAACGGCAACCGTAAGGCGGGTGTTGTGACGAATGGGTCGTCGAATGGCGAGAAACGATCGGCTCCACACCCTCAGACGTATTTCGGACACAATCGAGAGGAAGTCACGCGGATATTGATTCAGGCTCTAACAGACATGGGCTATCAGGCGGCAGCCGACAGTGTTGGGCAAGAGAGCGGTTACAGCTTAGAGAATCCCACCGTCGCAGCGTTTCGGTCGGCCGTGCTTGCTGGCTCCtgggcagaggcagaagaccTATTAAACGGTGCAACAGCgccagatgaagaaggcgagggAGGAAATGGCCTTGTTCTCGCAGCCGGCTCAGACAAGGATATAATGAGATTCTGGCTGCGGCAGCAAAAGTTTCTAGAGCTACTCGAACGTGGAGAAACATCTCGAGCCTTGACGATACTTCGCATGGACTTGACTCCCCTCTACCAAGATCCGGCCAAACTTCGACTCCTATCAAGCTTGCTGATGTGCAGTTCTCCAGAAGAGGTTATGCAAAAGGCTAACTGGGATGGCGCCAATGGGCAGTCTCGAAGAAAACTGCTGTCGGAATTATCTAGTATAGTCTTCCCAATGGTTTCCAAGTAATTGcgtccttttgctttttgctaaCCCATTCGCTTATAGAACGCATATCACCGTCGGTCATGCTCCCCGAGAACCGCCTGGCTGTGCTTCTTCAGCACGTTAAGCAAAGCCAGATAGATACATGCCTCTACCACACCGCGGCATCGTCTCCTTCACTGTATTCCGACCACCTTTGTGACCGACGGAATTTTCCTTCTGAAGTAGCCCTGGAGCTAGGCGACTTTGGAGGGGAAATTTGGTCTGTCCGGTTTTCTCATGACGGTACGCGCTTAGCAGCCTGTGGTAGCCGAGAGCACGTCAAGATATGGGATACACAAACATTCTCCGTCGTTAGTGTTCTCACCATTGAACCTGCAGATGATAGAGGTAAAGGTATCTGTGATATTTCTTGGAGTCCCGACGACTCCATGATCATGGTGTGCTCATTTGATAAGCACGCTCGGCTGTGGGATCCAAATGTAAGAAGGGAAACCCCATTATATCTGCAGATAGACTGTGCGTCATTACGACTTTTGCTAACCTCTGAGATATAGACAAGCACTTTGATTAAAGATTTCAAAAGGTTCGACGAGCCGGTAAGCGGCTGTGTGTGGGCGCCAGACGGTAGATCATTTGTATTGGGTACCTTGGATAAATTTCACGGCCTATGTACCTTCAACGTATACGACGATGAGATTATTGAATGGGACAAAAAGCATAGAGTTCAGGACCTTTGTGGATCTCCCGATGGCCGCTTGCTAGTGGTAGTGGATGACCTTCAACACATACACGTCTACGATGCCATTACGCGGGAGCTAGAATACGATTTAGAACTCAAGGCCAGGCCAACGTCGGTCAGCATCAGCCAGGACTCTCGGCATTTACTTGTCAACAAGAAGGACGGCGAGGCTCAACTCATCGATCTCACGACTAGGAATTCCATTCAGAAGTTTCTAGGGCACACGGGGGGCGATTTCCTTATCCGTGCTGCATTTGGCGGCGCAAGCGAGAGCTTTGTTATGAGTGGAAGCGAAGATGGAAACATTCTCATCTGGCACAAGAACATTGGGGCCGCCGTCGAGAGGCTGCCCGGCCACCAGCCGCGATGCAATGCAGTGGTTTGGAATCCCACGGATCCATGCATGCTGGCTTCTTGTGGAGATGATGGCCGTATCAAAATGTAAGTACCGCTCGAGAACCACCAACACTTGGGAGCCGCAATTTTACTAATAAGGATTTACAGCTGGACCAGCAAAGCACGGAGTGTGGAGCTTCGAGCAAGACATCCTAGGGGAGGATCTAACGGATGGAGGAATGCGGTTGACGAGTCGTAGGCCGAGAGGCAAACGCTGCGCCCTCTACGCCAACCCAAAAATCCCGAACCTCAACTTCCACAAACACCGCCGCCCGCGATGGCGATTTCAGAGCTGCAAGAAGGGTCAAGGCTTCCAGCATTACGACCAGCGCGACCGCCGCAACCAGCAAGCCAGATTATCGTGCCAAGAGATCCGGAAAGGACGAGAGGGAATTTTGGTCGCTTGACTCTTGTTATGGGCCCCTCATCTACTTTATTCAGAATGCACCTTCATCGACGGTAGAGTTGGGAGAAGTGGTAAGCTCCCGCGCGAACTGTCCTGGCATACCATGACTCAAAGGGGACAATCAATGAGAGGAAAATAGAGAGCGATATACTGCTATGATTGAAGCGTCATGCCACCTTTCGACGTTGAAGGATATTGCTATTCAGCTTTCAGTTGCCTCAAGCTCTTGTGTCTTTACCACACGGTTTTGTATGTGTGTTTATTTGTCTGTTTATTTCTCTACCCctctccctttctttctctattaACCTACTGGAGTGTCTACCGGGAGGCGTTCAAAGAGGTAGCGGCCGATGTATAATGGCCTTTGATGCCATGAGCGGTTTACTCTTATGTGTAGAAGAATGGCTTTTGTTTATAGCGCAAATACTCAATCAACAATTCTACACCCCAGGTGCACTTTGTACCATCATGGCTCCTACCGGTGACACGCCGTCATAATTCCAATGACATCCAAGTAcgtagtacctagtagtagtagtccATTGGTAAGTAATACGGGGTAGGTAGGAAAGGATCATAGGATTTGTGTGGCTGTCAGGCTAATACGGATTGGACTTTGTAGACTTTCCCCTTACATGCCTCTGCATATGCAGGACTAAGACATGCCGTGCTACCTGTTGGGTGGGATAGTCATCGTCGTATAcagatttctttttatatctctcttctttccgaATAGAGAAAGGCTCGGTGTAACTCGTCTGCAGCCCCAGGCGAATGCAACCAACAGCAGGCACACCGGAATCTCAAAcacaaaggcaaaaagaaaaggcaaaaaggctAAACCATGGCCGATTAAAGGGTCAACGAACAGTAACAACTACTGCAGGTTAATCAAACAACTGCATATCAAGGACTGCTGCCGTTACTACTAGTACGTCGTAGTAGGACTGCTGTTGCTAGCAGAGAAACCCCGCAAAGTGGCGCGGTGTCGCGTGAGCACAAGTCGCCAGGACGTACAAACTAGATATCGTGGCCATGGCGAGAGGGACGTTCGGTATTCAGTTGGGATTAGCAGTAGGCTGCGTCCCCTGGACCGGCTACCTTGCACACATATACAAGTACGCACACACATTCACATGCTTGTATAAGGTAtgctgcagaagcagaggcagcacaAAGGGTGCGGTATATGCTGGCTGCATCTCTTCATGCTAGCTAGTGCTAGTACCAGCGAGAAACCCATCTTTCAGCTCCAGATCTGGGGatgcggtggtggtgctggtgGCAGATGTATGAGAGCGAATGGTGCACTTGTTTGCAGGATGAAGCTGCCTGGTACATACAGATAGCCGCAGCAATTCATACTTGCAAACACTCCATGCTTCATATTACCAGCCGTGGTGGTGCCAAGAGGGCATTGCTTGCGATTTTTTTGCGATTTTGGCACGGCGTAGAACCCTAGCCATCGATTAGGAGAGAGCGGGACATGCAGTGGGAGATTCCTGTCACCCTGCGGCAATGAAATGTCATCGCTCTTCGTATTACCTGGTAGCGATGACTAGAGCCGTCTGACATTACCAGCATGCGCGATCCGATGGTGCCCAGTCCGCCGTCCGTGCTCGATGTCGGTTTTCAGAAAGATTAAGCGATGCCACCCAGCGATTCCCGATGCATCCAGAAAACATACCGTACCATATACAACATGTATAGCCACTCAGTCCTGGACGACGTCGGCTATAAGCAGCTGTTGACGGTGGCGCAAAGCATGTGCAATAATGGTCTCCCGTGTCTCGTCTCCAATTCTCGTCCTGCACTTTAGACACATCTTTGTGTAGGTATTAGAGGCTcaacggcagcggcagtagtAATGCTGCTAGTGTTACGGAGCCCTCGATCGCACATCCCGGCATAGAATATGGAGTGCCACTGCACAGTAATACTGCCAGGACCAGCAGTATTCGGTAGGTGCCGGAAAGCTCACGCTATGCATCAAGACCACCTAGTATAAACGCACCAGCAGATGTAATATCCAGGGCCACGTACACTTTGTacgcagcagcttctgcaaGTTCCCTTTGAGAAGGTTCCTGTACCCTGCCCCGACGTCTTGCTTGCTGTGTGCAAGTAGAAGTAGCAAAGCCTGCTGGGACTTTTGAGGCCTGGGCCCTGACATCCTCCAGCATGTTACCCCTTTCTTTTAAACAGGCCTAGGCATTAGCCTGCTGATGGCTCCAACGCTTGTGGTGCAATCTGCTGAGACGTATACAGAGTTTGTTCCTATGTGCAGGGCGTGAAAAGCCTAAATTGAGCCCATGCACATTTGCgcttgttttgctttttttctcgttctttttttctgatgAAGGCTTGGCTAGAGCTTGAGCAACTTGACGAAATTGGACAAGGATTATAGGATGCCCACAGAATAGCGACTACCCCCACAATCCGGGGGGCGAGCGTCGGTGATGCTCACAGCTCTGCGGCGCTAAAATGTTGATGGTACGGACTCTTGGGAACGCAGGTAggtactttaatatatatacctattagtaggtagtatataTTCTCCATATAAAGTATACAAAGTATAATCGATATTGTAAGTGGAATACTGAGTACTTAGTATGTTGTCACGATAAAGAGCAAGTTTAGAGgaggaaagggggggagggggttgTTTAGAAGTCGTTGCCATCTGCTTCTCAAGTGCCGATGACCCTACATGCCTGACACGACTGAGAACTAATGGCAAGTTAGCCGtgatagtaaataatatactacCCGCTCCGTAAGAGAATCTCGGCTATATTTCAATTCCCGGGCTCTTACAGGCGAGATCTGCTGGAAGGAAAGGAATGATGGATGATAGACGACTGTGCAGACGAGGCGAATGTCATCCGACTAAGCCGACTTGGCGGCGTATCGTTTCCCCTTTTGTTCCTGCGTAGGTGATCGAACAGCATGCGTCGTGGCCAAGTCCTCTGCCTGGCAGTATGGCACGATCATTTGCGGGAAATGGAACCGGGGCCGTTTAGATCGGTCGCTGCCCTTACGCATCCCTTCAGAAAACATTCTGCTTATCCAGAGCATCGCTTCTATGCATGGTTGGCGCTGCAGATGCATCTCCTCAGAGGCTGATATCCCTGAAAAGTAATTCAGCAAAGCCGCCTTGACCTGTATACCGGTAGGAGTCCGAGTTGCTGACATACACGTGCAGCCAGGCTTACCTTCCACTCAGGAGATACAATCAACAGGCTACCGCCATGGTTGCAAGATTGCGCCGTTTGTGTTGAGGCAACTTCCAAGAGATGATCTCGCGGATCCCTTCCATTTACTTCAAATAGGCCGCAGCGTACTTCAATATATTACCAGTTGTACAGTAGTCTACTTCGTATAGTTCTTAGGACATGAACTGTTTCGGCGAATCCGGATGCAGCAATACCGTGTCGTATACTGACTGCTGAGCTTGCATTGGAAACAGAAGGTGGGCTGAAACAAAGGGATCGAAAGTTTCACCAGGAACTCAATTTCCCAGCAAAGACTGGTTAGACTTACTTGTCACATTATCACATCATCCTGCTCATATAATGTCGACTGTTGCTGCACAACAAGTCCTCATAGGTCGATTGAAGAAAATGCAGTGTTAGTGCGCCAGCCGGAAAGGGACAAGATAATCATATGCGGGATTCAGGgtcaccaaaaaaaaaaaaaggatcaaTGGTACTCGCAATCCTTGATACTAAGACAAATGAGTGATGGGTGCTCTGTGCAACCCCGTCAATCGTCACTCTGTCATCCATGACAGCATATGGTGTAGGCAGTGGATGCAATCGAGTAGACCCAAGGTACCACAGAGCAGAACTTACACCTCTATGTTATGTATGATCGTTGATACGCCGTAACGCCGACTCCCTTTGTTTCATACCATCTACCTAGTTCTGCGCATAGAGACAATGGAACTTACCTCGGTAATGCCATATGATTGGTTTTGCAATGAGTGTTCCCACCTCTTCATTGCATACAAGCGACTTACAGTTTGCGGTGACGCTGGCACATCGCCCCTCCATATTCATGCCTGACTGACGAACAAGCCGCTAATGTTGCTGGCCTTTATGCTAGATGTAGCGTATATGTCAAGGGTGAAAAAAGATATAGCAGCCCTTGTGCAGCTTGAAGCAGCGATGTAACCAGCGCCCGTTTGtttctgttctttcttttagttttGCGCAACCCCGGGCACCCTAGTACAAACAAGAGGATGGCGTGGCCGTAAGGTCGTATTGGAGCTCCAGCACTGGCCATCTAAGCATGTGCGCCCGGCCAATAGACTAGACATTAAAATTGATCGTAGATCAAGATGGAGGCTAACGATCACTGTTCCTTCCATCGGTGAAGTTCTATTGGCCTGAATCAGCCAAGAACCACGAATCCAATACCACCGTGGAAATGCTGCAGCGAAGATCGGCAACTGGTAGCAATGCAGGGGAACTTTGAACAGACGGCTAAAAGCATGCTAAGCAATGCTAGTATGGCGCTGTGTTTGCAGGTAGCAGTACGTACTACTCTCCGAACCGCTCCGCCGTAGCAGTCTGGGGGCGAATGGCTCGGCCGTCATATCGTCTGATATCTGTCGCCAATTGCGTAGTATTCTGCGCTCCGTACCAGCATTTGAAAAGGATGCAATAAGTCGCCACCGTGAGTATCACCGTCGTGAGATGCAGCCATGCATTAGCCGGACGGCCATTTTTTGGCCAATGAGCAGATCTGTCCCGGGCATGCAGGTACCATAAGAGCACTAGCTGTGCCAAGAATGTAGCACCAACACCCCGGCTTCCCCGagcttttcttgttctttgaTCTTCCTTTTaatttcttgtttttttttttttttttttttttttttgcttcgtcGGGACAATCTAAAAGTGATGGTATTCGTACATTCGAATGTATCACAAAGATAAAGTCCCCAGAGGAGTGAGAAATAAGCAAGATGTCCTTCCTTTAATCGTAGATATATTCCGTAGGGAGCTTTCGTTTTCGCCCAGCGCTGTCAAGATGAACGATGATCTTCGTAGCAGCAGGCCTTTACAGTACGCACTGTAACTTCCTCGCTCTACCTACATCATTGAGGCCAAGTTGCTTTGCCCAATTCAAGTAGCGGAGTAGAGTCCCATACCAACTTCCTCGTGATAAATGGTAGAGAACAGATAGCATGGAGTATGCCCAGGTGTGCTTCTGAGAGTATACACTACAGGACAGGTGATGCTTGAGGACCTGTAGGTGGAGGCCGGTATCCATAATTGCCATCTTGCAATAGCCGCCCCTGCatgcagcaagcagcagctagcctcgatttttttttttcctttggcaGAGCCCTAGTAACGACACGACTCTTCGAAGAAGTTGTACCTGTATTCGTGCATGGTAGCGTTCCGTGCTAACACGCCATGGCTGCAATTGGAACTGTGCTTTGCCCGCTTGGGCGTATGCCTGGCATTAGCATGCTGCGGAATGCTCGGTATCTTGCTTGTGCTTTCCTATTTTGCTGTCCTTGAGGAAACTAACAAGCCACGGCGAGAGGTGGTCTGCTTTCTTGGTGTACCCGAACGGAGGAATGGTGGCTAACACGGCTAATGGCGGACACAGCCATGGCAATGCCGATCAAGACCCAGATGAATGAACTTGCAAGTGCGTTTCCATTCGGCGCCGGGCGGACAGGAGGGCGAAATTAGTGGTGTCTAGGCGTCTTTGGTGTGTTGCCATGATGATACCATGGTTGGTGGCTTTTCAGAGACTCTGCGCCGTTCCTGGCCCCTGGCCAAGGCTGGCCCATTCTGGCGGCCAAGCGTCGAGACGCTATTCCATAGACTTTGCTAGAACAGAATTAAGGAGCCACTTTGCGCTCCCATGGCCACCCTCTTAGCCCGGCAACCCTGGTCCCTGGGCTGGGCTCTGCTACCTGCTCTCGTACTTGGTGCTTCGGTTGGCAGAAACGACTGCAGCGCAGGTGT
This window encodes:
- a CDS encoding uncharacterized protein (EggNog:ENOG41), with translation MASPGPEPAPEVTTPNNNRAPHQKKKDRDLSDPDDASTSDAAFKKAAAESQRRSELILSYARLPNGQEIELPLDDDFIGFHALPRKGYYMRLLQLREQVNSQDKRALPESFKAPPPWVPDPTDDDARAHAHWGEDEENEENDCNSHGSRSAYNSRRPRKRVCRRPNRTPRAQRYHKKFYHLSKEFVLPEDESEEEELPEHIIRKTPPTFMGIPREIRMKIYHHLLVNKKPITVHGEWKQVRRSNSLRLSTGILSVCKIVHEEACVVLYGENVFLYLLRDPIYSQQAILSLATHDGDISAEDEGESGSEYEDEEESLFCNDHREKCIDIAKYAHLFRKIVVEAEHNRYSKATRESMAAAIKVFAKSSDGAPRDDTCNIRTLTIRVSPLWHEEEDEPGTGRFTFIDFFEAQAPVIKAIKTVDCQILHVEILTRYMSRLSSNSAITLSEDGSVRFTVDRRWERYHNMIRQGRAHQGVLDERDKVMQYRMSQMTNRTSTAIDELAKHVEAQCNERNFHQDTTMGLAINWPNLDFDDVDDVTY